Proteins encoded together in one Prunus dulcis chromosome 3, ALMONDv2, whole genome shotgun sequence window:
- the LOC117621806 gene encoding uncharacterized protein LOC117621806: MDKNNDLSWRSQFIDVLELHDLEDVITYDTHPPKKHVDGTPNPAYSKDKLVLSWIKATASSTIKTLLIPCTTAHEAWDPLERRLSPLSKTYLHTLWDQICTLKRDLDKPVADYLMHTKSLFDSLTIGGIAMSNEEFIEYILDGIRHEYKEFITSLHLRPKLTFDEFLI; the protein is encoded by the coding sequence atggacaaaaataatgacCTTTCTTGGAGATCCCAGTTTATTGATGTCCTAGAACTTCATGATCTAGAAGATGTCATCACGTATGATACTCATCCTCCGAAGAAGCACGTTGATGGAACACCAAATCCAGCCTACTCAAAGGACAAGCTGGTCCTGAGTTGGATTAAAGCAACTGCATCCTCAACTATCAAAACTCTTCTCATCCCATGCACAACGGCTCATGAAGCCTGGGATCCACTTGAGCGAAGGCTTTCTCCGTTATCCAAGACTTATCTTCATACCTTGTGGGATCAAATCTGCACTCTCAAAAGAGACTTAGACAAACCCGTTGCAGACTATCTGATGCACACTAAATCACTCTTTGACTCCCTCACAATAGGCGGTATAGCAATGTCAAATGAAGAATTCATTGAGTACATCTTGGATGGAATCAGACATGAATATAAAGAGTTCATTACATCACTTCATCTCAGGCCCAAACTTACCTTTGATGAATTTTTGATCTAG